The genomic stretch CGCCAGCGGGCGCGATCTCTTTCCATCCTGTTTCCAGGTATTTCAAGGTTTCGGCAACATCGCCAGGTTTGATCCGCACTAAGAAATTTCTTGAATTTCCTATAGGACTCAGTAAAAGCATCGCGGGTTGAACGTTTTGCTGGAGCGGCATTAAATAGAAATCCTGCACCACGCCAATGACTCGGGTAACCCCTTTTGACTCTCTCAATACGCGTACTCCTCTGCCCTCAAATGTGATGGTCTGTCCAATCGGGTCGTCCCATCCCATCTGTTTGACCAGTTCTTCATTTACGAGAATGTTGCCCTGTGCTTGATCATTCGCATTAGAGTTAAAATCTCGCCCTGATAGCACCTTCATTTCGAGTGTTTTTACAAAATCGTAATCCACATAGAAACGGCTTACCCACAGAGATTGCCCCTGTTCTCCTGTCCCTTCGTATCTACTTTGCCAACCCAACAGTGGTCTTCCCACTGTCGTGCCTCCAACCACCTTGTGATGTTGCAAATAATAGTTCTTGAGCAAATCGTGCTGCCCGCTAAAATCGTGAAGACTGTCTGTGTTAATGTCAATGACAAATTCCTTGCTAAAACCAAGATCTTTTTCTTTTACAAATTGAAGTTGATAAACCATGATCAGCGTGCAGGTAATCAAAGCACTCGACACGGCAAACTGTCCAAAGACGAGTCCGCGACCAAACAGATTGCGATGGCTCAGCTTAAACCGCCCCGTGAGTATGCGAACCGGATTAAACCCGGATATCATAAATGCGGGATAGCTGCCTATCAGGAGACCGACGACTGCGACCAGAGCGATTAAAAAGACAAAAGTAGGCCAGGTAAAAATGTTGTCGAAGGACAGGTTCTGATGCATAAATTTGTTAAAAAACGGCAGTACCAGTTCGGCAAGTGACAGGCCCAAAACTACGGCCACAAGGCTCAATAAAACCGACTCGCTTAAAAATTGCCGAATCAGTTGAGGTCGCACCGCACCGACAACTTTGCGAATGCCCACTTCTTTTGTTCGGGTGACCAATCGACCCACTGCAAGGTTGACAAAATTGATGGAAGCCATTACCAGAACCAGCAACGAAAGACAGATTAGCCCATACCCGTTCATTGGATCCCGGGGTGCCTTCATATTGCGGTAAGTGGAGTCTATAAGATCTATTCGATGGTGCAAATTTGTCAGTGGCTGAAGTCGCAAATGTAAGTTGTCCGCTGAGATCTCTGGTCGCAGCATATGCGCTTTTACAATCGCGAGCATCGCCGGTTCTATATCTGTGGATTTTGTATTTTCACTCAGCTGGACGTAAGTACTACATCTGGAAAAGAGGTTCCAATCATCCGCTTCTCTACGCAGAAAAAACCATAGATGCTGATATGGTAGCAACATCTCAAACTGAATCGATGAGTTATCGGGTATGGGGTCGGCAACGCCGGTTACTGTGAAGTCAGCGCGTTCGTGGCTCCATAGAGATCGCAGTGTCAGTTGATTTCCGATTGGATTTTCATCTCCGAAAATTTTCTTTGCTGTTTCAGCACTCAATACAACAGATTGCGGATGTTTGAGGGCAATTTCCGAATCGCCAGAGCGAAGGGAAAACGAAAACATGTCTAAGAATTCGGGATCTACGATCAGGAATGGCAACTTGAAGATCTGGTCTCCGTACGTAATCTGTATCTCTTGATCACCGGGGTCGTCTCCTCGTCCGGCAACCAATCGCACAGCTTGGTCCACGTCTGTTGCAGTTTGTACCAATTCATTGCGCAAAGCGGTTGGGACCGTGGGTGTGCGATAAAATTTGTTATCTGGGCCACGAAATTCGGTATATACCCGATAGATTTGATCGGCATTCTTGTGGAACGCATCATAGGTCCATTCGTGATGTATGTACAGGAATGTCAAGATGC from Gemmatimonadota bacterium encodes the following:
- a CDS encoding FtsX-like permease family protein — translated: MLRNYLTVAYRNLVRYKVYSAINITGLAIGIAFCILTFLYIHHEWTYDAFHKNADQIYRVYTEFRGPDNKFYRTPTVPTALRNELVQTATDVDQAVRLVAGRGDDPGDQEIQITYGDQIFKLPFLIVDPEFLDMFSFSLRSGDSEIALKHPQSVVLSAETAKKIFGDENPIGNQLTLRSLWSHERADFTVTGVADPIPDNSSIQFEMLLPYQHLWFFLRREADDWNLFSRCSTYVQLSENTKSTDIEPAMLAIVKAHMLRPEISADNLHLRLQPLTNLHHRIDLIDSTYRNMKAPRDPMNGYGLICLSLLVLVMASINFVNLAVGRLVTRTKEVGIRKVVGAVRPQLIRQFLSESVLLSLVAVVLGLSLAELVLPFFNKFMHQNLSFDNIFTWPTFVFLIALVAVVGLLIGSYPAFMISGFNPVRILTGRFKLSHRNLFGRGLVFGQFAVSSALITCTLIMVYQLQFVKEKDLGFSKEFVIDINTDSLHDFSGQHDLLKNYYLQHHKVVGGTTVGRPLLGWQSRYEGTGEQGQSLWVSRFYVDYDFVKTLEMKVLSGRDFNSNANDQAQGNILVNEELVKQMGWDDPIGQTITFEGRGVRVLRESKGVTRVIGVVQDFYLMPLQQNVQPAMLLLSPIGNSRNFLVRIKPGDVAETLKYLETGWKEIAPAGEPFYFTFVDEDIENYYRDFLSWSRIVGYATILAVFIACLGAFGLTALAVARRTKEIGIRKIMGASVLNIVSLLSREFVMLVIVASLCAWPLTYLIMIWWLQSFAYRIGLTAGVFALGGLLTLLVVIGTVSLQAVKAAKMNPVEALRYE